In Agromyces archimandritae, one genomic interval encodes:
- a CDS encoding TrlF family AAA-like ATPase translates to MSGKTTHGARWVRAALQVNPYEYQGKNAPSATYNTEADYNKALLDECEAQGIELLAVTDHWKVDSALQLIRDAAVRGIVALPGFEANSDEGIHILVIFEAGTNAATINAAIGMCGVSPGCANGTTGESFTDILEKMTTQGALVIPAHVNVPNSGLLTGRAGQPLVTKIKHPDLHALGITPSQPNGTDQTAILNGTKPYDRAHPLAAIHADDVTKPSALQSEGASCWFKVSRLSVDSLKLAVRTPETRVSLEDPATEARPALKEISWVGGFLDGVTIPLSTDLTTLIGGRGTGKSTAIESLRFVLGLTPIGAEAKRDHDGIVNGVLKSGTVVKLLVETTSPSVRTFTIERSVNNLPVVKDESGTATNLRPVDVIANVEIFGQHELAELTNDSSKVASMLQRFQGSGELTAEHVETLAKLKLNREKLTRAEEGRTQLEDELADIPRLEEQVRHYTDTDVPTRLKEVTRLTQDEAVFTEATARVATAQESLTALTDPQLITKLEAAFENIDDSPRSDYLKRAQAASTALAAKLTALATEARTALDAASLEIETAKTEWSDAVREQRDEHDEVLRKLVEEGLEPNKYLDTTRALETLKAKESRRAGIATSLRGLQTERDTLLQALAGHENDRARELTEAIRAANDATGGVVIVKPVPASDRKHIKSLIDQSISGQRNRIMAAIEQDNFSTRAFVEAARAGESELSAQFSITGAQARSLIEASEPLFRQLEEQSVGQAVEVQLDVQAGTGTREFKKMDDLSKGQRATALLLLLLGASNAPLVIDQPEDDLDNRFVYDGIVTNLRSLKGKRQIIASTHNANVPVLGDAELIVALEGDGQNGRAAADGIGSLDDVAIRSHVENVLEGGPAAFNARQHLYGF, encoded by the coding sequence ATGAGCGGGAAGACAACACATGGAGCACGGTGGGTGCGAGCCGCACTCCAGGTGAACCCCTACGAATACCAGGGGAAGAACGCGCCATCGGCCACGTACAACACCGAGGCTGACTACAACAAGGCGCTACTCGACGAGTGCGAAGCGCAGGGCATCGAGTTGCTTGCGGTCACTGATCACTGGAAGGTCGACTCCGCACTCCAGCTCATCCGCGACGCAGCCGTTCGGGGCATCGTTGCCCTTCCCGGCTTCGAGGCTAACTCCGACGAGGGCATCCATATCCTCGTGATTTTCGAAGCGGGTACCAATGCAGCGACGATCAACGCCGCGATCGGGATGTGCGGGGTCTCGCCCGGCTGCGCCAACGGGACCACCGGTGAGTCGTTCACCGACATCCTCGAGAAGATGACCACGCAGGGCGCCCTCGTGATTCCTGCCCACGTCAACGTCCCAAACAGCGGCCTCCTGACCGGCCGCGCTGGACAGCCACTCGTCACCAAGATCAAGCACCCGGATCTTCATGCACTCGGCATCACGCCGAGCCAACCCAATGGCACAGACCAGACGGCGATCCTCAACGGCACCAAGCCCTACGACAGGGCTCACCCGCTTGCCGCGATCCATGCCGACGATGTGACGAAGCCCTCCGCCCTCCAGAGCGAGGGCGCGAGCTGCTGGTTCAAGGTCAGTCGCCTTTCCGTGGACAGTCTCAAGCTCGCCGTCCGAACTCCTGAAACCCGAGTCTCGCTGGAAGACCCCGCGACCGAGGCGCGCCCCGCCCTGAAGGAGATCTCGTGGGTCGGCGGCTTCCTGGACGGCGTGACGATCCCGCTCTCGACCGATCTCACGACACTCATTGGCGGACGAGGAACCGGGAAGTCGACCGCCATTGAGAGCCTCCGATTCGTGCTGGGGCTCACTCCGATTGGTGCAGAGGCGAAGCGAGACCATGACGGCATCGTGAACGGCGTGCTCAAGTCAGGCACCGTGGTGAAGCTGCTTGTCGAGACCACCTCGCCGTCGGTGCGCACATTCACCATCGAACGCTCTGTCAACAACCTTCCGGTCGTGAAAGATGAGAGCGGTACTGCCACCAACCTGCGGCCAGTCGATGTCATCGCAAACGTGGAGATCTTCGGACAACACGAGCTCGCCGAGCTGACGAACGACAGCTCGAAGGTCGCGAGCATGCTGCAGCGGTTCCAAGGGAGTGGCGAGCTGACCGCTGAGCATGTCGAAACTCTGGCGAAACTCAAGCTGAATCGAGAGAAACTGACTCGTGCAGAGGAGGGACGAACCCAGCTCGAAGACGAGCTCGCAGACATCCCTCGGCTTGAGGAGCAGGTGCGGCACTACACCGACACGGATGTGCCGACTCGCCTCAAGGAAGTCACGCGACTCACCCAGGACGAAGCGGTGTTCACCGAGGCAACGGCGCGCGTGGCCACAGCTCAGGAATCGCTAACGGCGCTCACCGACCCGCAGCTGATCACAAAGCTGGAGGCCGCGTTCGAGAACATTGACGACTCACCCAGATCTGACTATCTCAAGCGCGCTCAGGCTGCGTCTACGGCACTGGCCGCCAAACTGACTGCCCTTGCGACTGAGGCCCGCACAGCGCTTGACGCGGCATCCTTGGAGATCGAGACAGCGAAGACCGAATGGTCAGACGCAGTTCGCGAGCAGCGCGACGAGCACGATGAGGTGCTTCGCAAGCTCGTGGAGGAGGGGCTGGAACCCAACAAGTACCTCGACACGACCAGAGCGCTGGAGACGTTGAAAGCAAAGGAGTCTCGACGCGCTGGTATCGCAACGAGCCTCCGAGGCCTGCAAACCGAGCGGGACACCCTGCTGCAGGCGCTCGCAGGCCACGAGAACGACCGGGCACGAGAACTGACCGAAGCGATCCGTGCCGCGAACGACGCAACTGGCGGCGTCGTGATCGTGAAGCCCGTCCCCGCGTCGGATCGGAAGCACATCAAGTCGTTGATCGACCAGTCCATCTCCGGCCAGCGCAATCGCATCATGGCGGCTATCGAGCAGGACAACTTCTCAACGCGAGCCTTCGTGGAGGCGGCACGAGCCGGCGAGTCTGAGCTGAGTGCACAGTTCTCGATCACCGGCGCACAGGCGCGATCTCTGATCGAGGCCAGTGAGCCCCTTTTCCGCCAGCTGGAGGAGCAGTCGGTTGGGCAAGCTGTGGAGGTGCAGCTGGACGTGCAGGCAGGAACCGGCACACGCGAGTTCAAGAAGATGGACGATCTGTCGAAGGGCCAGCGTGCGACCGCACTGCTCCTTCTCTTGCTCGGTGCATCGAACGCTCCGCTCGTGATCGACCAACCTGAGGATGATCTCGACAACCGATTTGTTTATGACGGCATCGTCACCAACCTTCGGAGCCTCAAGGGCAAGCGTCAGATCATCGCGAGCACCCACAATGCGAACGTTCCAGTGCTTGGGGATGCTGAGTTGATCGTGGCTCTCGAAGGAGATGGCCAGAACGGCCGTGCTGCAGCGGACGGGATCGGCTCCCTGGACGATGTAGCCATTCGTTCCCACGTTGAGAACGTGCTCGAGGGCGGGCCAGCAGCTTTCAACGCTCGCCAACACCTTTACGGGTTCTAG